The DNA segment TTTTCATTATTGCTTGTTTCTTCCTAAATTCTCACTGTTTCTAACGGGGTTCATTTTATTGTTGTATCAGGGCTCAAACAAGCTTTAGCAATTTTTGATATGTCTATAGTTACCGTTTTCCCGGTTATATCATCAACAATTAACCGGCCGTTTTGACATGATGTCAAAGTCCCGTGAAAATGCCTTTGACCGTTTATCGGCTCAAAAACTGATATTTTCACATTTTTTCCTAGAAATTTAACAAAATCTTTTTCCTTTTTTAATACACGTTCCAGTCCGGGCGAAGAAACCTCTAAAATATATGAATAAGTCAATATATCGCTTTTATCCAGTATTTCGGCTATCTTTGAGCTCATCTCTTCGCAGTCTTTTAAACCAAAACCGCCTTCTTTATCAAGGAATATTCTTAAAACCTTTTTTCCGTATTCAGTCACAAACTGAACATCCACAAGCTCCATATTCATTTCTTGTGCTATAGGGCCAATAAGATCTTCTAGTTGTTTTATTATGCTCATTTTTTAGAAAAAAAAACCATCCTCACTAGAAGATGGTAAAGAATTCATCTTTTGGAATCCTAACCAACTACGTTTTGATTGTATAATATTTTTACGAAATAATCAAGATTAGTCAATATCGGAAAGATTAGATAATGAAGGTTTGGAAAGATGACAATAAATAGAATTAATCAATTTTTAATGCTTTTTTGATTTCAGACAATACGTTTTCAATCGGAATAAACTGTGTTTCCGTATTTTTCTGCCAGCGGGCTTTTAACTCTACTTTATTATCTTTAAGATTTTTTTCGCTTACTGTTATCCTATAAGGAATTCCTATTAAATCCGCATCCTTGAACTTTATTCCTGCTCTTTCATCACGGTCATCAAATAATGTCTCTATTCCGGAAGAATTCAGTTTTTCATAAATTTCTTCACTTTTTTTGCGAGTTTGCTCGTCTGCTGAATTGATAGTAACAATAATAACCTTATACGGCGCTAAAGGTACCGGCCAGATAATTCCGTTTTCATCGTTAGATTGTTCTATGGTTGCAGCAACTATTCTGGATACGCCTATACCGTAACAGCCCATAACCATCAAATTTTCTTCACCTTTTTCATTAAGATAAGCGGCTTTCATTGATTTAGAATATTTCTGGCCCAATTTAAACGCATGGCCGATTTCAATTCCCTTTGAAAACTCAAGCACTTTTCCGCAATGATTACATTTATCCCCGTGCTTTATTTTTCTAAGGTCAGCCGCAATGTCAGCAGTAAAATCCCTGCCAATATTAATTCCGGCATAATGGCAGTCAGTTTTATTTGCCCCGGAAATACCATTTATTATATTTTCTACAGAAAAATCAGCAAGAATTTTTATTTTTTTCTTAAGATTTACCGGGCCTGCAAAACCGATTTCTGCGCCGCTGAAATTCTTTACTACTTCGTTTCCGGCAAGTTTTAAATCCGCGCAGTCAAGAATAGTCATAACCTTTGTTTCATTAACATCATAATCACCCCTAACCAAAACCATTACCGGTTTTCCGTCAGCTTCATAAATCAGGCTTTTTATAAATTTTTTAGGGTCCGCTTTTAGATATTCTGCTACTTCTTCAACACTGCGCTTATTGGGCGTATGAACTTCTTTAAGGGTTCCCTTTTTTTCCGAACCTGACGCTTCTTCTTTTTTGCATTCAGCTTTATTTATGTTGGCTCCGTAACCGCAGCCGCACCAGGCGATTTCTTCTTCGCCGGTTTCAGCCAATACCATAAACTCATGAGAAAAGGACCCCCCGATCAATCCGCTTGATGCTTCAACTGCCCTGTATTTAAATCCGCATCTGTCGCATATTTTTTTATAGGCATTATAAGCCTGCTGATAGTAATTTTCAAGATCTTTTTCATCGGTATGAAAAGAATAGGCATCTTTCATATAAAATTCCCGCGCTCTCATTATGCCGAATCGCGGACGAATTTCATCTCTGAACTTTGTCCCGAACTGATAAAGCATGAGAGGAAGCTGCCTGTAAGATCTCACATCTTTGCGCACCAGATCAGTTATAACTTCTTCATGGGTAGGGCCTAAACAAAAGTCGGATTCCTTTCTGTCTTTAAGCCTGAATAGCTCTTTTCCGTAAAGCGCCCATCTGCCCGTTTCTTCCCAAAGCTCTTTTGGCAGAAGAAGAGGAAGCCAAACCTCTTGTCCGTTTATGGCGTTCATTTCTTCCCGGATAATTTGCTCAACTTTTTTTAATACTTTCAAGCCCAAAGGAAGCCACTCATAAATACCTGAAGCAAGTTTACGTATCATCCCGGAACGAAACATCAGTTTAGCAGAAATAGTATCGGCATCCCCTGGCGCTTCTCTTAATGTCGGTAAAAAAAGTTTTGATAGTCTCATTTTTTCTCCTAGCGTATAGCGTAGAGCGGACAGCGGATAGTAAAAAAAATTAATAATTTAAGACTAAGAGTTAAAAGTGTAAAAAAATTATTTAATATTTAGGGGGCACTGAAAAACTCATTGCCCTCTTGATTACACCGATTAAGACAGATTACACAGATTAAACTTCGTCGGTGTATCCGTGTAATCGCTGTTTGCAATCTGTGTCATGCCCCAGGCAGATCAGCCTAGGGCTGATAATCAGGGCTTACCGAAAAATTATAAATGATAAAAAATGCAAGCTTTTTAACAATAACTACGCAAAAACCGTGCACTTATGACTGTATTCTTGCCAAACTATTTATTGATAATTCAATAAGTAGTTTCATTTTTCAGTAAGCCCTATTTAATTCTGTAATTTTTGATGTCTTATCTATACGCTAAACGCTATCCCTGCCTCCGCCTGAGGCGGACGGCGCTTTACGCTATATTTTATCTAGAAATATCAAGAATTTGGTAAACCATTTCTCCGACAGGGAGTTTTACCTTAACTTTATCCCCTTTTTCATGCCCCAACAAACCTTGAGCCAGCGGGGACTGAATAGATATCTTATTTTCAGAAAGATTTGCCTCTTCAGCATCCACTATCGTATACTCATATTCGTCTCCGTCCTGATCTTTAAGATTAACTTTTACGCCTATATAAACCTTGCTTGAATCAAGATTCTGCTCTTCTATTATTTTTACGTTTGAAAGTTTACTTTCTATTTCCGCAATTCTTTTTGCTATGTTGGTTAATGTTTCTTTCGCTGCATGATATTCAGCGTTTTCCTTTAAATCGCCGTGTTCCCGAGCTCGGGACATCTCTTCT comes from the Elusimicrobiota bacterium genome and includes:
- a CDS encoding ribosome maturation factor RimP; protein product: MSIIKQLEDLIGPIAQEMNMELVDVQFVTEYGKKVLRIFLDKEGGFGLKDCEEMSSKIAEILDKSDILTYSYILEVSSPGLERVLKKEKDFVKFLGKNVKISVFEPINGQRHFHGTLTSCQNGRLIVDDITGKTVTIDISKIAKACLSPDTTIK
- a CDS encoding proline--tRNA ligase, which translates into the protein MRLSKLFLPTLREAPGDADTISAKLMFRSGMIRKLASGIYEWLPLGLKVLKKVEQIIREEMNAINGQEVWLPLLLPKELWEETGRWALYGKELFRLKDRKESDFCLGPTHEEVITDLVRKDVRSYRQLPLMLYQFGTKFRDEIRPRFGIMRAREFYMKDAYSFHTDEKDLENYYQQAYNAYKKICDRCGFKYRAVEASSGLIGGSFSHEFMVLAETGEEEIAWCGCGYGANINKAECKKEEASGSEKKGTLKEVHTPNKRSVEEVAEYLKADPKKFIKSLIYEADGKPVMVLVRGDYDVNETKVMTILDCADLKLAGNEVVKNFSGAEIGFAGPVNLKKKIKILADFSVENIINGISGANKTDCHYAGINIGRDFTADIAADLRKIKHGDKCNHCGKVLEFSKGIEIGHAFKLGQKYSKSMKAAYLNEKGEENLMVMGCYGIGVSRIVAATIEQSNDENGIIWPVPLAPYKVIIVTINSADEQTRKKSEEIYEKLNSSGIETLFDDRDERAGIKFKDADLIGIPYRITVSEKNLKDNKVELKARWQKNTETQFIPIENVLSEIKKALKID
- the greA gene encoding transcription elongation factor GreA, whose protein sequence is MGSEIYLTKDGRNKLIGELENLKKRKVVTTEEMSRAREHGDLKENAEYHAAKETLTNIAKRIAEIESKLSNVKIIEEQNLDSSKVYIGVKVNLKDQDGDEYEYTIVDAEEANLSENKISIQSPLAQGLLGHEKGDKVKVKLPVGEMVYQILDISR